The proteins below are encoded in one region of Oncorhynchus tshawytscha isolate Ot180627B linkage group LG04, Otsh_v2.0, whole genome shotgun sequence:
- the tm2d2 gene encoding LOW QUALITY PROTEIN: TM2 domain-containing protein 2 (The sequence of the model RefSeq protein was modified relative to this genomic sequence to represent the inferred CDS: inserted 3 bases in 2 codons) translates to MDQDAEGKDKGEPLALLADVSPIQWRNKQAIASNSRSSTKVEKVARISVSYILLCGQVILLLTVLLLQCLEGIHQTHPERATAAFSEQPQDNVTXRIVPVECVSYTELYEYRPPSPVVFCSHRFEEPCQDPVDHAQNPTAILEMGHGCWKFGVQVHKDVNHTPVICXDIECAGPREFLRGNEPCIKYAGHYFITTLLYSFFLGCFGVDRFCLGHTGTAVGMLLNLGGLGIWWLVDLITGGLMPSDSSNWCTFY, encoded by the exons ATGGACCAAGATGCAGAGGGCAAGGacaaaggagag CCATTGGCATTGCTTGCTGACGTTTCTCCAATCCAATGGCGCAACAAGCAAGCTATAGCTAGTAATAGCCGCAGTTCAACCAAAGTTGAGAAGGTGGCTAGGATTTCGGTCAGCTACATTCTTCTTTGCGGTCAAGTTATCTTGCTACTAACAGTGTTGCTTTTGCAATGTTTGGAAGGAATACACCAGACACATCCGGAGAGAGCAACAGCTGCATTCAGTGAGCAGCCACAGGATAACGTCAC TCGTATCGTACCAGTTGAATGCGTGAGTTATACGGAACTATATGAATATAGGCCCCCGTCGCCAGTTGTCTTCTGCAGCCATCG ATTTGAGGAACCCTGTCAAGATCCAGTGGACCATGCACAGAACCCCACTGCCATTCTGGAGATGGGACATGGTTGTTGGAAG TTTGGAGTGCAGGTACACAAAGATGTGAATCACACACCAGTCATCT ACGACATTGAGTGTGCTGGACCCAGGGAGTTCCTGAGAGGGAATGAGCCGTGCATCAA ATACGCTGGCCACTATTTCATCACCACTCTGCTGTATTCCTTCTTCCTGGGGTGCTTTGGAGTGGACCGGTTCTGCCTGGGGCACACAGGCACAGCTGTGGGCATGCTGCTGAACCTAGGAGGCCTGGGCATCTGGTGGCTCGTGGACCTCatcactggaggcctgatgcctAGTGACAGCAGCAACTGGTGCACCTTCTACTGA